The Risungbinella massiliensis sequence GTGTTAGCGAAATTACGAAATAGAGGCAAGGCCATACCAAATACGTCAATAGTACGATCACAGTTTGATACATGTAGGGAGGAAATAAGCGTGGCAGCATTTGAATTTAAGTTGCCGGACGTGGGAGAAGGTATCCACGAAGGTGAAATCGTAAAGTTGCTCGTCAAAGAAGGCGACAAGATTGAAGAGTTCGAGCCATTTGCGGAAGTACAAACGGACAAAGCAGTAGTAGAGATTCCTTCTCCTGTTACTGGTGTAGTAAAACAATTGAAAGTAGCTGAAGGGGAAGTAGCTCTCGTTCATTCTACTATCGCTGTAATTGATATTGAAGGCGATGCTCCTGTAGATCCACATGCTCCTGCTGAAGAAGAGCCTGGTGCAGAAGTGGTAAAACAAGAAATTGCAAAACAAGAAGCTCAGGAAACAGCAGCTCCAGCACCTGCAGCTGAATCTACTGAGAAAAAACGCGTTCTAGCGATGCCATCTGTGCGGAAATTGGCTCGTGAACTCGGCGTCGACATTACGAAAGTGACTGGCTCTGCGAAACATGGCCGAATCACTGCGGAAGATGTAGAGAAATTTGCAGCTGATGGCGAAGAAACTCGTATAACAGAAGCTCCAAAAGAAGAAGAAAAAGTGGCAGCACCAGCAAAAACTGAACCAGCAGCACCAACCGCAGTTGTAGCAGGTGGACAAGAAGAGCGTATTCCACTCAAAGGAATTCGCAAAACGATCTCCCGTCGTATGGTGGAAAGCCGCCAAACTTCTGCACACATCACTTTGATGGATGAAGTAGATGTGACCGAGTTGATCGAACTTCGCAAATGGGGTAAAGAACAAGCTGCCAACCGTGGCGTGAAACTTACCTATTTGCCTTTCATCATGAAAGCGGTAGTCGGTGCTTTGCGTGACTTCCCAACATTGAACGCTTCCATCGACGCAGAGAACGAAGAGATTGTGATCAAGAAGTACTACCATATCGGAATGGCAGCAGCTACCGACAATGGTCTGATGGTTCCAGTATTGAAAGATGCAGATCGCAAATCAATCTTTGATCTAGCTGGAGAACTTACTGACAAAGCAGTTCGTGCACGTGACATGAAACTGGCTCCAGATGAACTCAAAGGTAGCACCTTTACCATCTCTAGCCTTGGAAACATGGGCGGAACTTTCTTTACGCCAATTATTAACCAACCAGAAGTTGCGATCTTGGGCGTGGGCGCAATCAAAGAAAAACCAGTTGTCCACAACGGAGAAGTTGCAGTTCGTTCCATCCTCCACCTCTCGCTCTCGGTGGATCATCGACTCATCGACGGAGATGTTGCAGCACGCTTCCTGACCCGTCTGAAGAGCCTATTGGAGAGCCCAAATCTATTGATGATGGAGATGTGATCAAATGGTAGTAGGAGATTTAGCACAAGAAGTAGACGTATTGGTTGTCGGTGCCGGTCCTGGTGGATATGTAGCAGCGATCCGTGCAGCTCAATTGGGTAAAAGTGTTACGATCGTAGATAAAGATGAATTGGGTGGAGTATGTCTGAACCGTGGATGTATCCCATCCAAAGCAATCATCAGCGCTTCAGAGCGTTTTCAACACATCCGCGAAGCAGAAGAAGTGGGCTTGGAAGTAACTGGTGAGATTAAAGTTCAAATGGCAAAATTGATGGAGTGGAAAAATGGCGTAGTCAAGAAATTGACCGGCGGTGTAAAAGGGCTCCTCAAAGGAAATGGCGTAGACATCGTATCCGGAGATGTATTCTTCTCTGACAGTAAAACGGCTCGTGTCGTTACTGATACTTCTAGCCAATCCTATAAATTCAACCAATGTATCATTGCGACTGGCTCTCGTCCTGCTGAACTGCCCATTCTTCCTTTTGATCAAAAACGCATTCTTTCTTCCACCGAAGCATTGAACTTGCAAGAAGTACCAAACAAACTGATTGTTGTAGGTGGTGGTTACATTGGTCTAGAGCTAGGTACTGCTTATGCAAAACTAGGCGCTGAAGTAACCATTCTCGAAGGAACCAAGTCTCTGTTGCCAGGTACCGATGCAGCTCTGACCAAAATGGTAACTCGTAAGCTCAAAAAATTGGGTGTAACTGTCATTACCGAAGCAATGGTTGAAGGTGGAGAAAACAAGGGTGACTCCGTCGAAGTAAAAGCTACTGTCAAAGGCGAACAAAAAACCTTTACAGCAGACTATGCTTTGGTTTCTATCGGTCGTAAGCCAAACACAGAAGAGATTGGTCTCGATATCTTAGGTGTCGAAACCGATGAGCGTGGATTTATTAAAATCGACAACCAATGCAAAACAACCGCAGCTGACATCTATGCGATCGGTGACTGTGCTGGTGGATATCTTCTTGCACACAAAGCAAGTTACGAAGGAAAAATTGCCGCAGAAGTGATCGCAGGTAAAAACAGTGCCATCGACTTCCAAGCAATGCCTTTTGTTATCTTCTCTGATCCAGAGATTGCATACACGGGATTAACCGAAGACCAAGCAAAAGAAGAAGGATACGAGCCAATCGTAAGCCGTTTCGCTTTTGCTGCCAATGGTCGTGCACTATCGCTTAACAACGCAGATGGTTTCTACCAAATCGTTGCAGACAAAGAGACTAAGCAAGTACTTGGTGTTCAGATCGTAGGTCCAGAAGCATCCACTCTCATTTCGGAAGCAGTATTAGCCATTGAAATGGGTGCGAATGCAGAAGATATCGAGCTAACCATTCATCCTCACCCTACTTTGGGCGAAGTAGCGATGGAAGCAGCTGAAGGTATCTTTGGTCATGCGATTCATTCAGTGAATAAAAAACGGTAAATTAGAAAACCCTTCACTTTATTTCAGAAGTGAGGGGTTTTTTAAAAAAGCATCGGCTTTTGGGGACAAGGCGAGGCGCTTGCAACCGTGTTACTATCATATAAATACTAATACTTGTCCCTTTTCTTATTAACAGACTAACGAAACCCCAGTACATATTCGTCTATGTATTCCTAATGTTTTTTGCTCACAATATTTACATGACAACGCATAATGTGCGATTTTTGCCCATTAATCCTAAAGCAAAAATCGATGTTTTGGTGGAGTGTGACTATTTTGATTCTCGTAGAGAAGCTCAACACTATTATGATCGTCATAAGAAATGGAACCTAGCGAAAGTGAGTCGCTTAGATCGAGTTCGTGATGGAAGAGCTTTTGAGCATTGGGATTATGATTAGTAAGAAGCTAGTTGCTTGATGATGGAAAGATCATAGTGTAATGTTTATTGCCAATTTATTCGAATTAGCATACAATTAAATTGACAGTAAGTGCTGACAGTCACATCAGGAAGGAAGAGAGAATGGGTAGCAGTAAAAATCTTAGTAGTAGTGATAAACTGTTATTGGCAGCGATCGATTTAATTGCCGAGAAAGGATACAAAGGTGTTTCTACCCAAGAAATTGCTTCGGCAGCGGGTTTAAGCGAAAAGACTCTATTTCGTCACTTTGGAAGTAAACGAAATCTTTTGGAATCAGCGTTTGACCGTTTTCATTATGCCGAAGAAATGACAAAGCTGTTTAGCGAAAAGCTCGTGTGGGATTTGCAAACGGATTTGCTTCTAATTAGCCGAACCTACCATGAAATGATGAATCGCAACCGGAAAATGATTATGATCAGCATTAAGGAAGAAGGGCATTTACCTGGATTTCTTGAAAGAACACAAAAGCATCCTCGACAACTGCTGGAAATTTTGACTAATTATTTTAACACGATGTATGAGAAGAAAAAGTTAATTCAAACAGACCCACAGTTGCAGGCAATGTTATTTATGATGATGCACTTTGGCGCTTTTATGAACAACTTAGATGCCAACACCAATTTTTCAACCATATCACTAGAGGCATTTATAACAGAGAGTGTGCAGACATTTGCTAGGGCTTTAACTCCCTAGTTTTTTGTAAAGTAGAATGTCAGTCAGTACAGACGGTCAAGATTTGGAACGAAAGGTGGTTATCGAGTTTGCAGGTCGAAGGCTCAAATCAAATAGGAGAGAAATTAATACGTATTTTGATGTTTACTCTGGCTCTATCAGCAATGAACGTGTTGATGTTCAATTTCGTACTTTCTGACATACGTGAAGCTTTTCATCTTACTACTGCACAAGTAAGTTGGGTCACTTCGTCGTATTCTTTGATATATGGCATCGGAACTGTCATTTATGGAAAGTTGGCTGATCGATACAAACTCCAAAACTTAGTAACGTATGGATTGGGATTTATGGCCTTTGGTTCGCTAATCGGTCTTGTGTCCCAAACTTTTTGGATGGTGTTGGTCGGAAGGTGCTTGCAGGCGATCGGAGCAGCAGTCATTCCAGCAACTGCTATGCTAATTCCAGTTCGATACTTTGCTCCAGAACGTCGAGGTGCAGCGACAGGAATGGCTTTTGTAGGTTTATCTCTTGGGAGTGCTCTTGGCCCTGTTGTTTCTGCTTTTATTGTAAGTGTGACACATTGGCGCTGGTTGTTTTGTATCTCTCTGCTCATTTTAATTACTATTCCTTTTTATCGTAAATATCTAAAGGATGAGCAAGAGGGGATACCTAGTAATTTTGATTGGATTGGCGGTATGTTGTTAGCTACTACAGTAACATTCCTACTACTAGGTGTTACAAGTGGTATATGGTGGTTTCCAATCTTCGGCTTGATCACTGGTATAATGTTCGTCCTACGTATTCAATATGTTTCGGAACCGTTTGTTCAACCTATGTTGTTTCGAAATAAAAGCTATACTCTTCGGTTAACGATTGCTTTTCTCATAAGTGGAATTGGATTTTCCCTTCATTTTCTAAGTCCATTATTGTTGGCTCATGTACATCAGCTAACACCTAGCTGGATTGGGTTTGTTATGGTTCCTGCTGCGATAGCCTCCGCCATTTTAGGTAGAAAAGGCGGTAAATTGGCAGATTTGAAAGGAAATTCATTTCTCTTTTTTGTTGCGTCTGGATCATTAGTGGCTTGCTTTAGCTTGCTTTCCACTTTTATTGGAGTATCTGCTGTATGGATTGCAATCTTTTTGATCTTTGGTAATGTGGGGCAAACATTTATGATGATCGCTTTGGCTAACTCCGTATCTATGACCTTGCATAAAGAACAGGCTGGAGTGGGAATGGGACTACTATCCATGATCAACTTCATTGCAGGAGCAGTGGCTTCAGGCGTTTATGGTAAAGTGGTCGATCTTGGTTCTGATGTTCGATTCAATCCTATCAACTTTTATCCTACCGGCTCTGTTTATAGCAATATTTTTCTTGTTCTTACTATGCTACATGTAGGGATTCTGGTGTTTTATTATTTGCAGTTTGGAAAAGTAGAAAGGAAAAGTGTCCCGTTGGAAGGTTAGAGGCTGGGTTTCATCATCTGAATATATAGATAAGGAAAGGTGAGGACGAATGATACTAGAAACACTAAGAAAGTATCTTCTTAGTTGGGATGGAGTCAGTGAGCATGAACATCGTTTTGGAGGAGTAGAATTTCGTTATCAAAATAAAGAATTAGGCCATCTTCATGGAGAGCAACTTGCTGATCTTCCATTCCCTAAATCTGTTCGAGATGAACTCATTGAAACAAAACAGGCAGAACCGCATCACGTTCTTCCAAACTCAGGATGGGTAAGTTTTCGAATGAAAGGAGAGGAAGATATTCCACACTTGCTAAAGCTGTTTAAAATGCAATATGACAGACTTTCTGCTAAAAGATAATAAAAAAGTACTACTAGCTGGAGATAAGTAGAGATGAACCAAATAAAATAATTCACTTGGACAAAGAGGCTATTAGACCTCTTTCGTTGCCAGGCAAAATATAAAATATTTATCAATTTTCTTTTGAGAGAAAAAGAGTCGATATAATAATAATTAAAGTAGCGCTCCACCAATTCAGAATATAAGGAGCTGGTATTGATGAAACAAACAAAGAAAAGAAGCTCTTTTCTCGACTTCTTCCGATGGAACAAATCAAAAAAGAAAAATGCTCAAAAAAACAAAAATAAACTTGGTAGTCATGATTCTACCCATTCTGAATCCATGGTGTATGGTACTCTTTGTTCAGGTAGTGGATTTAGCAGTGGATTTGATAGTTGTAGCGGTGGATTTGATGGCGGTGGCGGTTGTTTTTAAGATTTGCAAACGGGAATTCGCCCATTTCAATGGCGATGTAGTTCACAAGAACCCTTTTGGGATATAAATAAACAAAAAGCCTGCTTTCTTGGATTATTTTACAACCATGATAGCAGGCTCTTTCCTTTCCTTTATATGTTATATCGTAAAACAAAAAAACCACAGCCTCTGCCGACCTCCAATATACATTGAACCAATTTCTGAAATCTCTCTTTCCTTTTTCTTATCTTTATAGTAGAATAATAATTCGAAAGAGTACAAAAATACTCTTTCCTCTCTTGCAATAATTTTCTGCTGGTAGTCCCCTGTATTTTCTTTTCTACTTTGAAAAAAGAATACAGGGGGCAATCAGCAGAGCCAGCTGATTGCTCCTCACATCATAAGAGGAGTGATCATCATGTTTTTTAATATGTTTAGAGGTTATAGTCAGGCAGATATTCAACTTTTGGAGAGAGTGGTATTTGCCGAAGCCCAAGGGGAGCCATATCAAGGACAAGTAGCAGTGGCTGCAGTAATATTAAACCGATTAAAAAGCCCAGACTTTCCTAATACAATATCCCAGATTATTTACCAACCAAGTG is a genomic window containing:
- a CDS encoding TetR/AcrR family transcriptional regulator, whose amino-acid sequence is MGSSKNLSSSDKLLLAAIDLIAEKGYKGVSTQEIASAAGLSEKTLFRHFGSKRNLLESAFDRFHYAEEMTKLFSEKLVWDLQTDLLLISRTYHEMMNRNRKMIMISIKEEGHLPGFLERTQKHPRQLLEILTNYFNTMYEKKKLIQTDPQLQAMLFMMMHFGAFMNNLDANTNFSTISLEAFITESVQTFARALTP
- a CDS encoding dihydrolipoamide acetyltransferase family protein; its protein translation is MAAFEFKLPDVGEGIHEGEIVKLLVKEGDKIEEFEPFAEVQTDKAVVEIPSPVTGVVKQLKVAEGEVALVHSTIAVIDIEGDAPVDPHAPAEEEPGAEVVKQEIAKQEAQETAAPAPAAESTEKKRVLAMPSVRKLARELGVDITKVTGSAKHGRITAEDVEKFAADGEETRITEAPKEEEKVAAPAKTEPAAPTAVVAGGQEERIPLKGIRKTISRRMVESRQTSAHITLMDEVDVTELIELRKWGKEQAANRGVKLTYLPFIMKAVVGALRDFPTLNASIDAENEEIVIKKYYHIGMAAATDNGLMVPVLKDADRKSIFDLAGELTDKAVRARDMKLAPDELKGSTFTISSLGNMGGTFFTPIINQPEVAILGVGAIKEKPVVHNGEVAVRSILHLSLSVDHRLIDGDVAARFLTRLKSLLESPNLLMMEM
- a CDS encoding luciferase domain-containing protein, with the protein product MILETLRKYLLSWDGVSEHEHRFGGVEFRYQNKELGHLHGEQLADLPFPKSVRDELIETKQAEPHHVLPNSGWVSFRMKGEEDIPHLLKLFKMQYDRLSAKR
- a CDS encoding MFS transporter; translation: MQVEGSNQIGEKLIRILMFTLALSAMNVLMFNFVLSDIREAFHLTTAQVSWVTSSYSLIYGIGTVIYGKLADRYKLQNLVTYGLGFMAFGSLIGLVSQTFWMVLVGRCLQAIGAAVIPATAMLIPVRYFAPERRGAATGMAFVGLSLGSALGPVVSAFIVSVTHWRWLFCISLLILITIPFYRKYLKDEQEGIPSNFDWIGGMLLATTVTFLLLGVTSGIWWFPIFGLITGIMFVLRIQYVSEPFVQPMLFRNKSYTLRLTIAFLISGIGFSLHFLSPLLLAHVHQLTPSWIGFVMVPAAIASAILGRKGGKLADLKGNSFLFFVASGSLVACFSLLSTFIGVSAVWIAIFLIFGNVGQTFMMIALANSVSMTLHKEQAGVGMGLLSMINFIAGAVASGVYGKVVDLGSDVRFNPINFYPTGSVYSNIFLVLTMLHVGILVFYYLQFGKVERKSVPLEG
- the lpdA gene encoding dihydrolipoyl dehydrogenase; the encoded protein is MVVGDLAQEVDVLVVGAGPGGYVAAIRAAQLGKSVTIVDKDELGGVCLNRGCIPSKAIISASERFQHIREAEEVGLEVTGEIKVQMAKLMEWKNGVVKKLTGGVKGLLKGNGVDIVSGDVFFSDSKTARVVTDTSSQSYKFNQCIIATGSRPAELPILPFDQKRILSSTEALNLQEVPNKLIVVGGGYIGLELGTAYAKLGAEVTILEGTKSLLPGTDAALTKMVTRKLKKLGVTVITEAMVEGGENKGDSVEVKATVKGEQKTFTADYALVSIGRKPNTEEIGLDILGVETDERGFIKIDNQCKTTAADIYAIGDCAGGYLLAHKASYEGKIAAEVIAGKNSAIDFQAMPFVIFSDPEIAYTGLTEDQAKEEGYEPIVSRFAFAANGRALSLNNADGFYQIVADKETKQVLGVQIVGPEASTLISEAVLAIEMGANAEDIELTIHPHPTLGEVAMEAAEGIFGHAIHSVNKKR